The Geoalkalibacter sp. genome includes the window CCCGCCTAGGGGCGACCCGGCGGGTCGCCCGGACGATGCCCGCAACGCCCCCGCCACCAGGAGGCCTTTGTCATGGAATCTCGTGAAGAATTAGCTCGTTGGGTTGCCGAGACCGTGCGCCGGCAGTTCCCCCTGCCCCTCAGCGAGGCGCCCTGCGGCGAGCTCAACAGCGCCCTGACCCGCGAAATCAGCCGGCTGATCGCCGCGGCCCCCGACCCCTACGGCCAGATCATCCGCGACTGGCCGGGCCTCGCCCATCAGCTTGACCTGGCCTGGTGGGAAAGCGAGCCGACGCCCAACCAGATCGTGCTCGGACTGGCCGGCGCCATCCTCGAATTTGAAACCCGCCTGATTCTCGATCTGCCCCGCTGAGGCCTTCGCGCCCGTTTTCCGGTGGTATACTGGAAATCAGGGAGGGCAAGACTGCCGGAAAGGGGGGTACATATGCAAAAGGATGTGAGAAAATTCGGCATCAGCGACAAGCGCGGTCGGACCAAGACCAGCGAGGATCCCTATGTTCCCGAGGCCGGGCTCAGGGAACCGGCCATCTGCGAAAGCTGCAACGCCCTGTATCGCAACCGGCGCTGGCAGATGGATGCGGAAGGCGCGGCGGCCGAAAGCGCCAACCCGCAGGTGCAGCGGGTCACCTGCCCGGCCTGCCAGAAGATCGCCGAACGCTACGCCGAGGGCGTGGTCACCCTGCGCGGCCGCTACCTCTGGGAACACGAGGAGGAAATCCGCAACATCCTGCGCAACGAGGAAAACCGGGCCATGGCCAAGAATCCCCTGCAGCGCATCATGCGCATGGAGCGCGAGGGCGACGAGCTGATCATCGAAACCACCGAGGAGAAGCTCGCCGAACATCTCGGGCGCGCCCTGCACAGCGCCCATCAGGGTGAACTTTCCGTGACCTGGAGCAAGGAACACAGCCTGTGCCGGGTCAACTGGGAACGGCTCCAGTAGCAAGCAGGGGGAACTGAGGTCTTTTTCGCGGAACCGGATCGCGCCAGACATCCGGTTCCTTTCTTTTTTTTTGCACGTGTCGGAGAACATGGGCCGCTACCGCCTGCTGGAACATACCGCCGATATCGGCCTGGAGGCCTGGGGCGAAAGCCGCGAGGAGCTTTTCATCCAGGCGGCCCTGGCGCTGCGCGAGGTGATCTTCGGCCAGGTCGCGGTGCGCGAAACGCGCCCCCTCGAACTGACCCTGAGCGGCGGCGACGACGCGGAGCTGCTGGTCAACTGGCTGGGGGAGCTGCTTTTTCATTTCGAGTGTCGGCACCTCGTGCCGGCTGGGTTTATACTGGAGTTCAGCGGTGGGGAGCTGCGCGCCCGGGTGCAGGGCGAGGATTTCGACCCCGCGCGCCACCCCGTCGAGCGCGAAGTCAAGGCCGTCACCCACCATCAGGTGCTGGTGGAGCAAACGGCGCAGGGCTGGCACGGGCGGGTGTATCTGGATCTTTAGCCAACACTTCGATGAGTGTCTCAGACCATGTCCGTCAAGATCGAACAGATTGATGCCTGCCGCTGGCGCATTCCCCGCGAAGGGGACATGCGCACCGAAGGTCTGGT containing:
- a CDS encoding archease; translation: MGRYRLLEHTADIGLEAWGESREELFIQAALALREVIFGQVAVRETRPLELTLSGGDDAELLVNWLGELLFHFECRHLVPAGFILEFSGGELRARVQGEDFDPARHPVEREVKAVTHHQVLVEQTAQGWHGRVYLDL
- a CDS encoding BCAM0308 family protein gives rise to the protein MQKDVRKFGISDKRGRTKTSEDPYVPEAGLREPAICESCNALYRNRRWQMDAEGAAAESANPQVQRVTCPACQKIAERYAEGVVTLRGRYLWEHEEEIRNILRNEENRAMAKNPLQRIMRMEREGDELIIETTEEKLAEHLGRALHSAHQGELSVTWSKEHSLCRVNWERLQ